The segment AAACTTGCTGGATGAAATGATCCAGAAAGCCATTAAGGACCATATGACACACCTTCCTGCACCTCTGCAGGCCCACAATGAAAGAGATGCAATACAATTGACAGGACTCTCACAATACAACTTCCTTTAAAACTGAACACTTAAGGTCCTCTGCTTGGACTGCTGCCCCCACGAGCCCCAGATAAGCAGgtgaagatggatggatggtaaCACCCATTACACGGATCATCATCACATCtatcacaacaggcacctttcccaccttgTTCAAGCAGGCACCGATTACTCTACTTTtgaaaaaaacttttcttgaCCCCTCCCTTGTGAAGAACTACAaaccggtctctcttcttccatttctggccAAGACCTTGGAATGTGCAGTCTTCAATCAACTCTCAGACTATCTTTTCCAGAACAACCTCCTCGTTGTccatcagtctggcttcaagagtgggcgctccacagagacggcacttctgatTGTTGGGGAATCCCTACGGATGGTAtcagctgcaggtaactcttctgtcttAATTATATTAGAactatctgcagcctttgacacgGTGAACCATCAGATCCTTATGATTGCACTCTCTGACTTGGGGATCTTTGGATCAGCTCTAGTCTGGCTTCGATCTTACTTGTCTGGAAGAACCTTCAAGTTATCCTGGCAGGGGCATGATTCTGATTCTCTTAACCTTTCCACTGGTATactgcagggctcagtccttggtcatcttctttttccatctatacttcttctctaggctctatcatccattcacatggcttttcctatcactGCTTTGCAGAAGACACACAGCTCCTCCTGTCCTTTCCAAAGTATGACTCTACTGTCTTGTCACACATTTCTGCCTGTATCTCTGAGATCTCTGCTTTGATGGGAGGAACACATCTTCAGTTTAATATTTCCAAAACTGAAGTTCTAGTCTTACCTGCCAGACCTtcgacacaacacaacatcaaaaTCAACATTGGATGATTGTCCCCGCTAAGACGGACAGAAATGTGGGGGCTATCATTGATGACCAACTGACCTTACGGGAACACATCACTTCAGTCTCTAGGGAATGTAGTTATACCTTCCACAACaccagaaagatcagaccctagTGTCACATACGTTATATATGTATGTTATGGTATAATGCTGATAATTATCATTTACCGTAGGTCCAAACACGATGGGTTTGACTGACAAGACTGTTAGTCTTGCTGCAATTAGACCACTACTGTATCAAAGAACAGCATGTGGTGCTCAATGTTAATATGGATCAGAAATTTGTTGTCAGAAAGACTGAATGTAGCAAATGAATTGTTGGTTAAGTCACATTTCAGCTCAGTTTGGTGTGGCTTTATTGGTGCAGAGAATGGGGggaaagtatttgttttttataatctCTACAGACCTTAGGTGTGGTGAATATTTTCTAGACTATGATGCGAACGAACATTATCAACAGATCAAGAAgcccacagagacacagcttcCTGCATTTCTGCTGCCCCACGATGAAAGAgatacaatataaataacagGTCTCTCACAATACAATTTTCTTTAGGGAACTGAACACATGAGTCCTGAGGTGAGTTTAGTATTTCTTATCATTCAGCCAtgttatcttttattatttactgtgctgttttcttctttcacatttaGGGAAACAGATATTCATAATGTCCCAAGAAAACAAAGCTTCTATCATATTCAATGCCACATTTTTTCGACCTGCATCTTTTTATCTTAGTGGGTTTTCCAACATCCCTCATGAAAAATATTACTATGTTTTCTTGTGCTTCATCTATATCATGACAATTCTTGGGAATAGTTTCCTAATCACAGTGATTTACCTGGTCAAGACTCTTCATACTCCTAAATACATGATTGTGTTTAACCTGGCTTTGACAGATTTGTGTGGGAGCACTGCTCTCATTCCCAAAGTCTTAGacacctttttgtttgacagGAGATACATTGTCTATGAAGCTTGTTTGAGTTATATGTTCTTTGTTTGGATCTTTGCATTTGTGCAGTCATGGACACTTGTCACCATGTCTTATGACAGGTTTATTGCAATTTGCTTCCCTTTGAGGTACCATAATATCATAACTAAATCAGCTGTTGCATCCATTCTGCTTGTTGTGTGGGTTTTTTCATTGAGTCTCttagcagctgctgctgggctAATCGATCGCCTCTCCTTCTGTGGATCTTTGGTTATAACAAGCTTTTTCTGTGACCATGGACCTTTATATCGTCTGGCCTGTAATGACACATCTATAAATTACGTAATTGCAATTCTTGTCTTAATTGTAATCATGATCATTCCTCTAGTATTGATAGCAGTGACATATGTTTGCATTGCCATATCACTCAGCAGGATTGCATCAGGAGTCGAACGACTCAAAGCATTGAAAACTTGTACTTCTCACTTGATTCTTGTGGCTATTTTCTTCCTACCACTTGTGGGCACCAACATAGCTGCACTGACCTCCTACATCCACCCTAATGCCAGGATCTTCAACTCTACTATGACACACACCATACCAGCTTTGCTCAATCCGATTATttactctttaaaaacagaagaaatattGAAGTCAATTAGGAAactcagcaaaaacaaaaggtttaGAAACATCACATTTTGCAAAAAGAGGACCTTGTTGTGATTCATGTACggacacaataaaatgtgttaataatgcaaaaatgtgttttacataatttaCAATAAAGTAGTTAGTACTCAAGTATTACTTTCAAATTGTGTCATAGGGCATCTTATCATCAACTGTGTTGTAGCAGCCATTAATGGATCAACCTTCAAAAATACAATTTAGACtacaattactgtatgtttactaTGTTTACTACTAAGTTTTAGGGGAAAAAAGACACCATTGTCTGCAGCTATTAGTtaacaatacaaaaaagaacaacacaacacTAAAAAGTTTAACAGATAAAATATTATACACTATCATTATGTTATTAATGTGTTTCCAAATCATTGAAATTGCccttaacaaaaacaatataaattcataattcaaaatgtatttaaacattaacaaatacatgtaatagTTGAGGctacaaatacaataaataattagatacacattaaatatttgtttacattaacCACTCCAACAGCTTTTTATATCAACATAATATACCCTGATATCATGGAACCGCTCAAGGATGAGTAGACAAGCTGATCATTTGTTTCCttaagcaataaaaaataaatcattcaaaatatatttaaattctatttaaaAGTTTTGCTATTCTTTATgcccacatttattttaaaagtggtTTCAGAGAATGAGCTTTTGCCATTAAGGCAACCCACCAACATCTATAGTCTCTACTTTGAATCAGGCGTGATTAGGCATAGTGATGTTGCCCTGCAGTCACTGATCTTAGCAGCCTGTAACAGCCAAAGAGTGGTAGTTCACAAGGTGAGAGTGGAGATGGCTGAGTCTTCCTCGAAACACAACACGCATTGCTTTAATAATTGGAAATTGGACAGATTTAttacagtgaaatgaaatgtcattTTAGTGTGACTGATCTGTCACACTTTAGATAGATAAAACACAATGCACAGAAAACAGTATGCAATAATATAAATCACATGATACAAATCTGAATGATACTGAATGATACTGCACTTCTCCGGGCAGTCGAATCTGAATAAGTCCacagaaatatacaaaaaaaggAATAAGAAATGTGCAACATCAAGAAATAAAGTCTGTCATACTACATATAATCATACTTTTATAGCAGAGCTCTCAGAAAAGAGTCATTAAATAGAAGGATGACTGCCGtcaggaatgacttcctgttcctgtcctTATCATATGGAAGAAAAAATTGATTGCAGGGAAAAGTacctgtatttttctgtgtaaaattGTGTCTGCATACTTTATGCAAAATGATGACTGGTGActataatgtaaataaacttGATCAGTAGCTggaaaactaaaagtaaaatgtagCACACAAAAACAGTCTATAATTAATGTCTTAAAGTGCTAAAGGATAAGTTGTCAAGATTCACCTCCCCATAtgtaagtatgtatgtatgttccTCATCTCTACTATTGAAAACCCCAACAAAATCCTTACTGTTTTTTGTCcaaaaattttttttattattttaaaatgtgtcttttaaaagTCTCTAGTACAGCAGCACAATTAAAATACCTAATTTTATCAATGACTTATTAtgtttctgaatattttctttgtatttgttttagttttgttttgtttatacaCTGTGTCATTAAGGAATAGTGACGGAGTTGATTGCGTCAGCC is part of the Anabas testudineus chromosome 14, fAnaTes1.2, whole genome shotgun sequence genome and harbors:
- the LOC113171149 gene encoding olfactory receptor 1468-like codes for the protein MSQENKASIIFNATFFRPASFYLSGFSNIPHEKYYYVFLCFIYIMTILGNSFLITVIYLVKTLHTPKYMIVFNLALTDLCGSTALIPKVLDTFLFDRRYIVYEACLSYMFFVWIFAFVQSWTLVTMSYDRFIAICFPLRYHNIITKSAVASILLVVWVFSLSLLAAAAGLIDRLSFCGSLVITSFFCDHGPLYRLACNDTSINYVIAILVLIVIMIIPLVLIAVTYVCIAISLSRIASGVERLKALKTCTSHLILVAIFFLPLVGTNIAALTSYIHPNARIFNSTMTHTIPALLNPIIYSLKTEEILKSIRKLSKNKRFRNITFCKKRTLL